The Bacillota bacterium genome includes a region encoding these proteins:
- the leuB gene encoding 3-isopropylmalate dehydrogenase, with amino-acid sequence MNYKLALVKGDGIGPEIVDEAVKVLNEIGKKFGHTFTYTDVLAGGCAIDATGEPLPAESIKLCKESDSVILGAVGGPKWDTLPGNLRPERALLGIRYELGLFANIRPAKLYNALKDACPLKPSLIENGFDLVIMRELTGDAYFGERGRKQTENMGEAAYDTMIYSEKEVERIARVAFEMARKRRKKVTSIDKANVLENSRLWRSVVHKIAEGYPDIECSDMLVDNAAMQLVRNPSQFDVVLTGNMFGDILSDEASMVTGSIGMLPSASLGEGTLGMYEPIHGSAPDIAGKGIANPLATILSVAMMLRYSFNLEAEASAIENAVEKVLNDGYRTGDIMSEGMKKVGTVEMGALVIANL; translated from the coding sequence TAAACGAGATCGGCAAAAAGTTCGGTCATACTTTTACTTATACGGATGTTCTTGCTGGCGGTTGTGCTATTGACGCGACAGGTGAACCGCTTCCGGCGGAATCAATAAAGCTTTGCAAAGAAAGTGACAGCGTTATACTCGGCGCCGTCGGCGGACCAAAGTGGGATACGCTTCCCGGCAATCTGCGCCCTGAACGCGCGCTGCTCGGTATCCGTTATGAACTCGGACTGTTTGCAAACATCCGTCCCGCTAAGCTTTATAATGCTCTCAAAGACGCATGTCCGCTGAAACCTTCTCTTATAGAGAACGGATTCGACCTCGTTATCATGCGTGAGCTGACAGGTGACGCATATTTCGGTGAGCGCGGCAGAAAGCAGACCGAGAATATGGGCGAAGCGGCTTATGATACTATGATCTACAGCGAAAAAGAGGTTGAGCGCATCGCTCGCGTCGCTTTTGAGATGGCAAGAAAGAGAAGAAAAAAGGTAACAAGCATAGACAAGGCAAACGTGCTTGAGAACTCACGCCTGTGGCGTTCGGTCGTCCACAAGATCGCTGAGGGATATCCCGATATAGAGTGTTCAGATATGCTCGTAGACAATGCGGCTATGCAGCTTGTCAGAAATCCAAGTCAGTTCGACGTTGTTCTTACCGGCAACATGTTCGGCGACATCCTTTCAGACGAGGCTTCTATGGTGACTGGTTCTATCGGAATGCTGCCTTCTGCAAGTCTTGGCGAGGGCACCCTAGGAATGTATGAGCCTATCCACGGCTCTGCACCCGATATTGCCGGAAAGGGCATAGCTAACCCGCTTGCAACAATCCTGTCAGTTGCAATGATGCTCAGATATTCCTTCAATCTCGAAGCTGAAGCTTCCGCTATCGAAAACGCGGTTGAAAAGGTTTTAAACGATGGATACAGAACCGGAGATATCATGAGCGAAGGCATGAAGAAAGTTGGAACAGTAGAAATGGGCGCGCTTGTTATAGCAAACCTTTAA
- a CDS encoding IS3 family transposase: MTPSMSRPVNPRDNACAENFFGILKTECIYRHHPKSIKEAKKLIADYINFYNYERIQNKNMLTPYQMRCQHE, from the coding sequence ATTACTCCGTCTATGTCAAGACCAGTTAATCCTCGTGACAATGCTTGCGCTGAAAATTTCTTTGGCATTCTGAAAACCGAGTGTATTTATCGCCACCATCCAAAGAGCATTAAGGAAGCGAAAAAACTCATTGCTGATTACATAAATTTCTATAACTACGAACGTATTCAAAACAAAAATATGCTGACACCGTATCAAATGCGGTGCCAGCACGAGTAA
- a CDS encoding branched-chain amino acid aminotransferase: MQEIKITLTKNKKPLPDMSTVTFGTVFTDHMFVMDYDKGEGWHDPRIEPYAPFELMPSASVLHYSQTLFEGLKAYYDPNGEIRLFRPQRNFARLNSSGDRICVPHIDEEFALEALLTLVDIERRWVPKEEGQSLYIRPFVISMDQTLGVHPATHFRFFIILCPVASYYKGGLAPTNIMVEPKYVRAVKGGTGHTKIGGNYAASLKGQEEAARLGYEQVLWLDGIHHKYVEEVGSMNIMFKIGGKIVTPELNGSILPGVTRDSIITIAKSLNIPVVEKRIAVDEIFEAADNGTLEEVFGTGTAAVISPVGELRYDDKIAVVNDRKIGPTAQLLYDTLTGIQYGKIEDKFGWSVIVPKK, from the coding sequence ATGCAGGAAATAAAGATCACGTTAACAAAAAATAAAAAACCGCTGCCTGATATGTCAACGGTCACATTCGGAACAGTCTTCACAGATCACATGTTCGTTATGGACTATGACAAGGGTGAGGGCTGGCATGACCCGAGAATCGAGCCATATGCTCCTTTTGAATTGATGCCGTCTGCCTCAGTTCTGCACTACAGCCAGACACTGTTCGAAGGTTTAAAGGCATATTACGATCCTAACGGAGAAATTCGTCTTTTCCGTCCGCAAAGAAATTTTGCCCGTTTGAATTCATCCGGCGACCGTATATGTGTGCCTCATATCGATGAAGAGTTTGCACTTGAAGCTTTATTGACCCTTGTCGATATCGAACGCCGCTGGGTTCCTAAAGAGGAAGGCCAGTCGCTATACATCCGCCCGTTCGTTATTTCAATGGATCAAACGCTGGGCGTTCACCCTGCCACCCACTTTAGATTCTTTATCATCCTCTGCCCTGTCGCTTCATATTATAAAGGCGGCCTTGCTCCTACAAACATCATGGTTGAGCCTAAATATGTCCGTGCCGTCAAAGGCGGAACGGGACACACCAAGATCGGCGGCAACTATGCGGCATCTCTTAAGGGTCAGGAAGAGGCTGCGAGACTTGGCTATGAACAGGTTTTATGGCTCGATGGTATTCATCATAAATACGTTGAAGAAGTCGGTTCAATGAATATAATGTTCAAAATTGGCGGAAAGATCGTTACTCCTGAGCTTAATGGAAGCATCCTGCCAGGCGTAACGCGTGATTCTATCATAACGATTGCAAAATCGCTCAATATCCCTGTCGTTGAAAAGCGCATAGCTGTCGATGAGATATTTGAGGCGGCTGATAACGGCACACTTGAGGAAGTGTTCGGAACCGGAACAGCAGCTGTTATCTCCCCTGTCGGCGAGCTCAGATATGACGACAAAATCGCTGTCGTAAACGATCGGAAGATCGGTCCTACAGCACAGCTTCTATATGATACGCTGACCGGAATTCAATATGGCAAGATCGAGGATAAGTTCGGCTGGTCTGTGATCGTTCCTAAAAAATAA